In Mongoliitalea daihaiensis, one DNA window encodes the following:
- a CDS encoding cytochrome c oxidase subunit 3 produces MTKTTESWFRKIEKMHPYQTLMYLGMFGSGLIFLFMTTAFLASDTSMVEATKFRMPKSFILSTLVLLISGYTVSKLLLHYREDSVQKLKNSLLITFFLGVIFTVLQFIGWKELSLMGVDFRGLPSGSFLYVLSGIHIFHLIGAMIFALIMVYQYSRIEKDEIKNLVLLTNPFERMRIELFTIYWHFMDFIWLVLFMIFVFVF; encoded by the coding sequence ATGACTAAAACGACCGAAAGTTGGTTTAGAAAAATTGAAAAAATGCATCCCTATCAGACACTCATGTATTTAGGCATGTTTGGGAGCGGATTGATATTTCTATTTATGACTACTGCATTTTTGGCTTCCGATACCAGTATGGTAGAAGCAACGAAATTTAGAATGCCCAAATCATTTATATTAAGTACACTAGTGTTGTTGATCAGTGGATATACTGTAAGCAAATTACTTTTGCACTACAGAGAAGACAGTGTACAAAAATTAAAAAACAGTTTATTAATCACCTTCTTTTTAGGGGTTATTTTTACTGTATTGCAATTTATCGGCTGGAAGGAATTATCGCTGATGGGAGTTGATTTTAGAGGGCTTCCCAGTGGAAGTTTTCTTTATGTACTCAGCGGTATTCATATTTTTCACTTAATTGGGGCTATGATTTTTGCATTGATAATGGTCTATCAATACAGCCGTATCGAAAAAGATGAGATCAAAAACTTAGTCTTATTGACCAATCCTTTCGAACGCATGCGTATCGAGTTATTCACTATTTATTGGCATTTCATGGATTTTATCTGGTTGGTATTATTCATGATTTTTGTCTTTGTATTTTAA
- a CDS encoding SRPBCC family protein, protein MKITIESSVEQNYLQVKEGFNEQLFTKLAPPFPPVKLLRFDGSKKGDVVSLELNFLFFKQRWTSDIVADETTEEEFYFIDQGVELPFFLKAWEHKHRIIKNGEGSIIRDEITYKGPFGLMTILLYPALYLQFLYRKPIYRKIFRIKK, encoded by the coding sequence ATGAAAATCACCATTGAATCGAGCGTTGAACAAAATTATCTTCAAGTGAAAGAAGGGTTTAATGAACAATTATTCACGAAACTCGCTCCCCCCTTCCCTCCTGTCAAATTGTTGCGTTTTGATGGATCCAAAAAAGGAGATGTGGTATCTCTTGAGTTAAATTTTCTTTTTTTTAAACAGCGCTGGACAAGTGATATTGTAGCAGACGAAACAACAGAAGAGGAGTTTTATTTCATTGATCAAGGAGTTGAATTGCCATTTTTTCTTAAAGCATGGGAACATAAACACCGAATTATCAAAAATGGGGAAGGTAGCATCATTCGGGATGAAATTACATACAAGGGACCTTTTGGTCTAATGACGATCCTACTTTACCCCGCATTATACCTTCAATTCCTTTATAGAAAACCAATTTACCGGAAAATCTTTCGCATCAAAAAGTAA
- the ybeY gene encoding rRNA maturation RNase YbeY, producing the protein MAIHFFEEDIQFNLKPKATYKKWLKELAQTHQKKIGELNYIFCSDEYLYSINVEYLNHHTYTDIITFDNSELDTTIEGDIFISIDRIKDNANKLNIPFETELQRVLSHGILHLLGYKDKKEEDQKIMRAMEEQSIALFPICST; encoded by the coding sequence ATGGCTATTCACTTTTTTGAAGAAGATATACAATTCAATTTAAAACCTAAGGCCACGTACAAAAAGTGGTTAAAAGAACTTGCACAAACTCACCAAAAGAAGATTGGTGAATTAAATTACATCTTCTGTTCAGACGAGTACCTCTACTCCATAAATGTTGAATACTTAAATCATCACACGTACACTGACATCATCACATTTGATAATTCAGAGTTGGATACTACAATAGAGGGAGATATTTTTATCAGCATTGATCGAATTAAGGATAATGCAAATAAGTTAAATATTCCATTTGAGACAGAATTACAACGCGTACTAAGTCATGGAATTTTACATTTACTCGGATACAAAGACAAAAAAGAAGAGGATCAAAAAATCATGAGAGCCATGGAAGAACAATCCATCGCTCTATTTCCAATATGTTCCACGTGA
- a CDS encoding aspartyl protease family protein, protein MKMRIFFFLIFLSLHIPVKGQVPGFFMKDPSKKVELPFILSGNLIIIPISVNGSEPVNFLLDTGVKTNILFSKSIGDQMNLQYTRKLELVGADGKALLSASVSPNNPMDLGPVEGQLQTLLVLDEDFFELEAVLGLPIYGVIGYEFFKYNPVKIDYDRAVITFYDTNRVKWRPLGFKKLTISMDNSKPYVQGKVKQLFGEEVNTKLLVDLGANHGLLLNLETSKDLQMPPRYLESELGRSLGGDLVGYVGRVKSLKLSGIRFTDILTSYPEETEFSYIIKESGRNGSIGSEIWGRTRMIIDYRRDRIFFKRGSTFGNPFEFDMSGITPKMVSAEDKRFYIAGVRYGSPGFMAGVQEGDEIISINKIPIDFWELSDLIKLFRSEEGREVSLGLRRFDEELKEFEDLTANFKLKRQI, encoded by the coding sequence ATGAAAATGCGAATTTTCTTTTTTCTTATTTTCTTGAGCTTGCACATACCTGTTAAAGGTCAGGTGCCTGGTTTTTTTATGAAAGACCCATCAAAAAAAGTGGAGTTACCATTCATCTTGTCTGGTAATCTGATCATCATACCTATTTCAGTAAATGGATCAGAACCTGTTAATTTTTTATTAGATACCGGAGTCAAAACCAATATTTTATTTAGTAAAAGCATTGGAGATCAAATGAATCTCCAATACACCAGAAAATTGGAATTGGTCGGGGCAGATGGAAAAGCACTGCTGTCGGCTTCTGTCTCACCCAACAATCCGATGGACCTAGGTCCTGTTGAAGGACAGCTTCAAACATTGTTGGTATTGGATGAAGACTTTTTTGAGCTGGAGGCTGTACTAGGGTTACCAATTTATGGAGTGATAGGCTATGAATTTTTCAAATACAATCCTGTCAAAATTGATTATGATCGCGCAGTGATTACTTTTTACGATACCAATCGGGTCAAATGGAGACCCTTAGGATTTAAAAAATTAACTATTTCTATGGACAACAGCAAGCCTTATGTACAAGGGAAGGTAAAACAACTGTTTGGAGAAGAAGTAAACACCAAGTTATTAGTAGATCTAGGCGCAAATCATGGTCTCTTATTGAATTTGGAAACATCCAAAGATTTACAAATGCCTCCCAGATACTTGGAAAGTGAGCTTGGTAGGTCTTTGGGTGGGGATCTCGTAGGTTATGTAGGTAGAGTGAAGTCCTTGAAACTTTCTGGAATACGGTTTACAGATATCTTAACATCGTATCCTGAGGAAACTGAATTCAGTTACATAATCAAAGAGAGTGGACGCAACGGAAGCATTGGTTCAGAAATTTGGGGCAGGACACGCATGATTATCGATTATAGAAGGGATCGGATCTTTTTCAAGCGGGGAAGTACTTTTGGAAATCCATTTGAGTTTGACATGAGCGGAATCACCCCAAAGATGGTCAGTGCCGAAGACAAACGATTCTATATTGCAGGGGTGCGATATGGTTCACCAGGTTTTATGGCAGGAGTACAAGAGGGCGACGAAATCATCAGCATCAATAAAATTCCGATCGATTTTTGGGAATTATCAGATTTAATCAAGCTTTTTAGATCAGAAGAAGGAAGAGAAGTAAGCTTAGGCCTGAGGCGTTTCGATGAAGAATTAAAAGAGTTTGAAGACCTCACTGCTAATTTTAAGCTAAAAAGACAAATATAA
- a CDS encoding exodeoxyribonuclease III — MKIVSYNVNGIRAALNKGFADWLQAVNADVIGLQEIKAEIHQFDRRIFEDMGYELIWYPAVKKGYSGVAILTKLKPLNIVYGMDMSVYDDEGRMVRADFEDFSFISAYFPSGTTGDVRQDFKYKFLDDIYGYSQDLKKNIPNLIISGDYNICHKAIDIHNPISNKNSSGFLPEERAWMDKFTESGFIDSFRAFNSEAHQYTWWSYRANSRAKNLGWRIDYHMATAGAMQKIKGASILADAQHSDHCPIMIELE; from the coding sequence ATGAAAATCGTATCCTACAATGTGAATGGTATTCGTGCAGCCCTCAACAAAGGTTTTGCAGACTGGTTACAGGCTGTAAATGCCGATGTAATTGGCCTACAGGAAATCAAAGCAGAAATCCATCAATTTGACCGCCGAATATTTGAAGACATGGGTTATGAACTCATTTGGTACCCAGCAGTCAAAAAAGGATATTCGGGTGTAGCCATTTTGACAAAGCTAAAACCACTAAATATTGTCTATGGAATGGATATGAGTGTTTACGATGATGAAGGAAGAATGGTACGAGCGGATTTCGAAGATTTCTCTTTTATATCGGCTTATTTCCCATCCGGCACCACAGGAGACGTCCGACAAGACTTTAAATACAAGTTTTTAGACGACATCTACGGGTATTCGCAGGATTTAAAGAAAAATATTCCTAATTTGATCATTAGTGGGGATTATAACATTTGTCATAAGGCAATTGATATCCATAATCCAATTTCTAACAAAAATTCATCTGGTTTTCTTCCAGAAGAACGTGCTTGGATGGATAAGTTTACTGAAAGTGGTTTTATTGATAGTTTCAGAGCATTCAATTCCGAAGCGCATCAATATACTTGGTGGAGTTACCGTGCCAATTCAAGAGCTAAAAATCTTGGATGGAGAATTGACTATCATATGGCCACAGCGGGAGCAATGCAAAAAATTAAAGGAGCAAGCATCTTAGCAGATGCACAGCATTCGGATCATTGTCCCATCATGATAGAATTAGAATAG
- a CDS encoding ATP-binding protein, which produces MKSIKISIPSLIDNIKVVESFIDNAREQFPIDEDIYGNIMISVTECVTNAILHGNKKDKEKTVDLELQFDEEQVTFIIKDQGPGFDYEHLEDPTSPENLEKSGGRGIYIIKHLCDEVKFEDKGSRTLLTFYM; this is translated from the coding sequence ATGAAATCTATTAAAATTTCAATCCCTTCTCTGATCGACAACATTAAAGTCGTAGAAAGTTTTATTGATAACGCACGGGAACAATTTCCAATAGACGAAGATATCTATGGAAATATCATGATTTCAGTAACTGAATGCGTTACCAATGCTATTCTACACGGAAACAAAAAAGATAAAGAGAAGACAGTCGACTTGGAACTTCAATTTGATGAAGAGCAAGTAACTTTCATCATCAAGGACCAAGGACCAGGCTTTGATTACGAACATTTAGAGGATCCTACGTCACCTGAAAATTTAGAAAAATCAGGTGGGAGAGGAATATACATCATCAAACATTTATGCGATGAAGTAAAGTTTGAAGATAAAGGAAGTAGAACGCTTTTAACATTCTACATGTAA
- a CDS encoding TPM domain-containing protein, with amino-acid sequence MYKSILTLFLATLLSLDMWAQGDFPAPPNPPKLVNDFSESLNANEVHALEQKLRAYNDSTSSQVSIVLIQSVGPYDISDYAFQLGDQWGIGRKDKDNGILILAAMQDRKVFIATGYGMEGVVPDILAKRIVEQLIVPNFRMEQYYVGLDKATDMIFKLASGEYQADKVASGANDGGAILFFLFFFLLIFIIASKNKKDNNNHMGGRGGNVDLFTTIMLANMLKGGNRGKFGDFSSGRGGFGGGSSFGGFGGGSFGGGGAGGSW; translated from the coding sequence ATGTATAAATCCATTTTAACCCTTTTCCTTGCAACACTCTTAAGCCTTGACATGTGGGCTCAAGGAGATTTTCCAGCGCCACCCAATCCACCAAAATTGGTTAATGATTTTTCCGAGTCTTTGAATGCAAACGAGGTACATGCATTGGAGCAGAAGCTCCGCGCCTACAACGATAGCACTTCTTCCCAGGTTAGTATCGTCTTGATACAATCAGTAGGTCCTTACGACATAAGTGACTACGCCTTTCAATTAGGAGATCAGTGGGGTATTGGACGAAAAGATAAGGACAATGGAATTTTGATCTTAGCTGCTATGCAGGACCGAAAGGTATTTATTGCTACTGGTTATGGCATGGAAGGAGTTGTCCCTGATATTTTAGCCAAAAGGATTGTAGAACAGCTGATTGTACCAAATTTTCGTATGGAACAATACTATGTTGGGCTAGACAAAGCTACCGATATGATTTTCAAATTGGCTAGTGGAGAGTATCAAGCTGATAAGGTAGCTTCCGGTGCAAATGATGGAGGTGCTATTCTCTTCTTCTTATTTTTCTTTTTACTGATTTTCATCATCGCTTCCAAAAATAAAAAGGATAATAACAACCACATGGGAGGCAGAGGAGGAAATGTAGACTTATTCACTACGATCATGCTTGCAAATATGCTCAAAGGAGGGAATAGAGGAAAGTTTGGAGATTTCTCATCCGGACGAGGTGGATTTGGAGGAGGTTCTTCATTTGGGGGATTCGGAGGAGGTTCTTTTGGGGGAGGAGGAGCCGGAGGCAGCTGGTAA
- a CDS encoding carboxymuconolactone decarboxylase family protein has protein sequence MNLIEEFNSYRAQMNEKIMDSDNKVIKRFFNLDTNTYADGAVDVKTKEMIGLACSMVLRCDDCIKYHLGKCYEVGLTKTEIFEVFSIATVIGGSIVIPHLRRAVEYWELLEQEASK, from the coding sequence ATGAATTTAATAGAAGAATTCAATAGCTATAGAGCCCAGATGAATGAGAAAATCATGGACTCTGACAATAAAGTAATCAAACGTTTCTTCAACTTGGATACGAACACGTATGCTGATGGAGCTGTGGATGTAAAAACCAAAGAAATGATCGGTTTGGCCTGTTCTATGGTCTTAAGATGTGATGATTGCATCAAGTATCATTTGGGCAAGTGCTATGAAGTAGGGTTGACAAAAACGGAGATCTTCGAGGTGTTCTCCATTGCCACTGTGATTGGAGGGTCTATCGTCATTCCACACTTAAGAAGAGCCGTGGAATATTGGGAATTATTGGAACAGGAGGCAAGTAAATAA
- a CDS encoding Fur family transcriptional regulator: MAEKSLVEKAKKIFENYLLRQGSRKTPERFSVIDELYALPQDEHIDVEGLFLMMRNKGYSISRATIYNTLDLLVECGLAVKHQFKDKVALYEQALTYKHHDHHVCNQCRKIREFSDERLNAIKEAMGKEFLSGITSHSLVLYGDCQIPECDHLKLA, translated from the coding sequence ATGGCCGAGAAATCTTTAGTCGAAAAAGCAAAAAAAATATTTGAAAACTATCTGTTAAGACAAGGAAGCAGAAAAACTCCCGAACGCTTTTCAGTGATTGATGAGTTGTATGCGCTTCCCCAAGATGAGCATATTGACGTAGAAGGGCTTTTTTTGATGATGCGCAATAAAGGCTATAGCATCAGCCGGGCAACTATTTATAACACTCTTGATTTATTGGTAGAGTGTGGTCTGGCGGTCAAACACCAATTTAAAGATAAAGTTGCTTTGTATGAACAAGCGCTGACCTACAAGCACCATGATCATCATGTGTGCAATCAATGTAGAAAAATACGTGAATTTTCAGATGAGCGATTAAATGCAATCAAGGAAGCTATGGGAAAAGAGTTTCTTTCGGGCATAACTTCTCACTCCTTGGTACTCTATGGAGATTGTCAAATCCCTGAATGTGATCATTTAAAGCTTGCCTAA
- a CDS encoding TPM domain-containing protein: MPKSLFSEEDRGLIVNSIQAAELVTSGEIQVHIENHCADDVMDRAAEVFELLKMHQTRQRNAVLFYLAVEDHKFAVLGDCGINAVVPPDFWENIKELMITEFKEGNFTQGLIAGIDQCGLQLKAHFPFDKENDTNELSDDISFG, translated from the coding sequence ATGCCCAAGAGTTTATTTTCAGAAGAGGACAGAGGTTTAATTGTTAATAGCATACAAGCCGCTGAGCTAGTAACATCAGGAGAAATTCAGGTACATATTGAAAATCATTGTGCCGATGATGTGATGGACCGTGCAGCTGAAGTATTTGAGCTGTTAAAAATGCATCAAACCAGGCAGCGAAATGCTGTCCTTTTCTATTTGGCTGTTGAAGACCATAAATTTGCCGTTCTTGGAGACTGTGGTATCAATGCAGTGGTACCTCCTGACTTTTGGGAAAATATCAAAGAACTGATGATTACGGAATTCAAAGAAGGTAATTTCACCCAAGGATTAATAGCAGGAATTGACCAATGCGGATTACAGCTCAAAGCACACTTTCCTTTTGACAAAGAAAACGACACCAATGAATTGTCAGACGACATATCCTTTGGCTAA
- a CDS encoding LemA family protein, translated as MKKALIPIVVIAILGLFLYTKAVGVYNMFVQNEETVNGTWAEVETQYQRRADLIPNLVNTVKGYADFEQSTLTGVIEARSKATGITLQADDLSPEKIAQFQQAQDQLSGALSRLLVAVERYPDLKANQNFLELQAQLEGTENRIAVARRNFNQNVQSYNSNLRTFPNNVFAGWYGFERKGYFEASEGAENAPTVQF; from the coding sequence ATGAAAAAAGCGCTTATTCCTATTGTAGTCATCGCCATTTTAGGATTATTTCTCTACACAAAAGCCGTAGGTGTATATAACATGTTTGTTCAAAACGAGGAAACTGTCAATGGTACTTGGGCAGAAGTGGAAACCCAATACCAACGAAGAGCCGATTTGATTCCAAATTTGGTCAATACGGTCAAAGGGTATGCTGACTTTGAACAGTCAACTTTGACTGGGGTGATCGAAGCACGTTCCAAAGCTACCGGCATTACCCTTCAGGCAGATGACCTAAGCCCTGAGAAAATTGCTCAATTCCAACAAGCACAAGATCAATTGAGTGGGGCTCTAAGCAGATTATTAGTTGCTGTAGAACGCTATCCGGACCTAAAGGCCAACCAAAACTTCCTAGAATTACAGGCACAACTAGAAGGTACAGAAAATAGAATTGCTGTTGCCCGTAGAAACTTTAACCAAAATGTACAGTCTTACAATTCTAATCTGAGAACATTTCCCAACAATGTCTTTGCTGGTTGGTATGGCTTTGAGCGTAAAGGATATTTTGAAGCATCAGAAGGTGCAGAAAATGCACCTACAGTACAGTTTTAA
- a CDS encoding ComF family protein, whose protein sequence is MRFNIVEDFLSLVFPRTCAGCSRSLFDFEHVLCKVCEGALPITDYHLRPQNNDLVIKVTGLMPVYRVMSFLRFTKKGMSQRLLHQLKYKNKPDIGVTLGKLYGQLLIQHSFADAWDQITPVPLHPSKQKRRGYNQSEQFGKGLADSLQIPLVNSLIRSVNTETQTRKSRSQRLDNVENVFQVVNSVENKRVLLVDDVMTTGATLVACANSLLEAKASMVDLAVIAAGKMG, encoded by the coding sequence ATGCGTTTCAACATTGTAGAAGATTTTTTGTCTTTGGTCTTTCCTAGAACCTGTGCAGGTTGTAGCAGGAGTTTATTTGATTTTGAGCATGTACTATGTAAAGTATGCGAAGGAGCCCTTCCGATCACTGATTATCACCTCCGTCCGCAGAACAATGACTTAGTTATCAAAGTTACTGGCCTAATGCCCGTTTACCGTGTCATGTCTTTTTTGAGATTTACGAAAAAGGGAATGAGTCAGCGGCTATTGCATCAACTCAAGTATAAAAATAAACCGGATATCGGAGTAACCTTGGGTAAGCTCTATGGTCAGTTATTAATACAACATTCGTTTGCAGATGCTTGGGATCAAATTACTCCCGTACCTTTACACCCTTCCAAGCAAAAAAGGAGGGGTTACAACCAAAGCGAGCAATTTGGAAAAGGCCTTGCTGATAGCCTTCAAATTCCTTTGGTAAATTCTCTTATTCGATCTGTAAATACTGAAACTCAGACGAGAAAGTCCCGCTCGCAGCGATTAGATAATGTTGAAAATGTATTTCAGGTCGTCAATTCGGTTGAAAACAAGCGGGTTTTATTGGTGGATGATGTGATGACTACAGGAGCTACGTTGGTTGCTTGTGCTAACAGTCTTCTAGAAGCAAAGGCTTCCATGGTGGATTTGGCCGTGATTGCTGCTGGAAAAATGGGGTGA
- a CDS encoding PAS domain S-box protein, producing MSNIVVASSKNILLTFKKHLDSKIELLYISTEARSYAEEGEKFYKIEFIESLFPTFNGSFFYTIFDELGKGDKPTAPILIGKNHYQFVEIEGYVIAMEDGSYLVNALISPLRFPSENKYAWIFQNDQNKVYNALINKEKVEDVIGWKNFIKESFDFLSADSIAQFEKGNEDAVITLFPGYLYLTKKKISASHCLVKIEYSKERNVPQAIDEGADNFYYYELDQESFQYNWSGPIHKLLGYTDEFLRMISISDWKKLIHPDDHHIYEMGQSHAINMVYRILHNDGHYIFIKDDLKKFTNYNTNKTLGTVSDITTLKKIENDLLQNKTVLEELTGVVPGMVYLMKTFQDLTHQFIFVSEGCKQLTEIDANNFIDHESTLFKIIHPDDLEILLEADRAAFEKDQSFECYFRIITPSGKIKWIYGASDRLKQYENDSIWAGIFVDVTQSKDKEEEANLLMNRYRLLFDESPLPIFRFTKEGIIQDVNKSFTEKIDITDKEILIGKNIFDLIGDNPIKQAYLDCINKGFGFFEGPYLSYFNQKLFHLRATAKPIDNGENFQAILEDISEQEYVHNIISKLTERTSKFSGQEFFDALTEFFSLNLQMSDCFIAEIDSTKNAAKVISYHQNGKKQKNFIYDLEHTPCKECLSSGTPLIIPNQAYKKYPLDTYLVDRQVNSYMASPIHDAEGNQLGLLVMFDCDSKVYGAGKKEFLNVLSDRIGAELNRINFENRLIESEQLFRSIAENFPKGIVEVLDNKLFYVYTDGKEYHDMGIDPNQLVGTAHLSKYESYISNEVRKQLDKVLQGESVMFEVIIGDRYYLKSGVPLYNKQGKIDRILLVTQNITETKIAEEEREQLIRDLKSQNEELQRFAYIISHNLRAPIVNISSLLELYNTKNPSDVENEEVIHNLKISTDILNDTLKDLIEVVSIKKNKVPKIENIQFKDLTTRVLTSLANQIKESGAIITKDFSECSNISYIFAHLENFLMNLTTNSLKYKHPDRKPEIFIRTFKDSEGFVVLEFKDNGIGIDLERYGDRLFGLYQRFHSHVEGKGLGLYLVREQIRAHDGNLKIKSKVGEGTVFHIFLRNLKPTTTTVAVN from the coding sequence ATGTCAAATATTGTTGTAGCTTCATCAAAAAACATATTACTTACTTTCAAGAAGCATCTGGACAGTAAGATTGAGCTATTGTACATATCTACGGAAGCGCGAAGTTATGCCGAAGAAGGCGAAAAGTTTTATAAAATAGAATTCATTGAATCGTTATTTCCTACCTTCAATGGTAGTTTTTTTTATACAATTTTTGATGAACTTGGAAAAGGAGATAAACCGACAGCTCCTATTTTAATTGGTAAAAATCACTATCAATTTGTAGAAATAGAAGGCTACGTAATTGCTATGGAGGATGGGTCATACTTGGTAAATGCCCTGATATCTCCTTTACGTTTCCCATCAGAAAATAAGTATGCATGGATCTTTCAAAACGATCAAAATAAAGTTTATAACGCATTAATCAACAAAGAAAAAGTTGAAGATGTCATTGGTTGGAAAAACTTTATAAAAGAATCTTTTGATTTTTTATCAGCCGATTCAATTGCACAGTTTGAAAAAGGCAATGAAGATGCTGTCATAACCTTGTTCCCTGGCTATCTCTATTTGACAAAAAAGAAGATATCAGCCAGCCATTGTTTGGTCAAGATAGAATACTCCAAAGAAAGAAATGTTCCTCAAGCGATCGATGAAGGTGCTGACAACTTTTATTATTATGAGTTAGATCAAGAATCCTTTCAATACAACTGGTCTGGACCTATTCATAAGCTACTCGGTTACACAGATGAATTTTTACGAATGATCAGTATTTCAGATTGGAAAAAACTGATTCATCCAGATGACCATCATATCTACGAAATGGGGCAAAGCCATGCAATCAACATGGTCTACAGAATTTTACATAATGACGGACACTATATTTTTATTAAAGATGATTTAAAAAAATTTACCAATTATAATACCAACAAAACGCTCGGAACGGTATCAGATATTACTACGCTTAAAAAAATAGAAAACGATCTGCTACAGAATAAAACTGTTTTGGAGGAATTAACGGGTGTAGTTCCTGGGATGGTTTATCTAATGAAAACTTTTCAAGATCTAACACATCAATTTATTTTTGTCAGTGAAGGATGCAAACAGTTGACAGAAATAGATGCAAACAACTTTATAGATCACGAAAGTACCTTATTTAAAATTATACATCCGGATGATTTAGAAATCTTATTGGAAGCTGATAGAGCTGCTTTTGAAAAAGATCAAAGCTTTGAATGCTACTTTAGAATTATTACGCCTAGTGGGAAAATAAAATGGATTTATGGCGCATCTGACCGATTGAAACAATATGAAAATGACTCCATTTGGGCAGGAATTTTTGTGGATGTAACACAATCTAAAGATAAAGAAGAGGAGGCTAATCTTCTGATGAATAGGTATCGGTTGCTTTTTGATGAAAGCCCACTTCCAATATTTCGGTTTACTAAAGAAGGCATCATCCAAGATGTCAACAAGAGCTTCACTGAAAAGATTGACATCACGGACAAAGAAATACTAATCGGAAAAAATATTTTTGACTTGATTGGAGATAATCCCATCAAACAGGCATATTTGGACTGTATAAACAAAGGCTTTGGTTTCTTTGAAGGGCCATACCTCAGTTACTTTAACCAAAAGCTTTTTCACCTGCGTGCAACTGCAAAGCCCATTGATAATGGAGAAAACTTTCAGGCAATCCTAGAAGATATTTCTGAGCAAGAATATGTTCATAATATCATATCAAAATTGACCGAACGAACATCTAAATTTAGTGGCCAAGAATTTTTTGATGCCTTAACTGAGTTTTTTTCACTAAACCTCCAAATGAGTGATTGCTTTATCGCAGAGATTGATAGCACAAAAAATGCTGCAAAAGTAATTTCTTATCACCAAAACGGGAAAAAACAAAAGAACTTTATTTACGATTTAGAACACACCCCTTGCAAGGAATGCCTATCATCAGGTACACCTTTAATTATCCCTAATCAAGCATATAAAAAATATCCATTGGATACATATTTGGTTGATCGGCAGGTCAATAGCTACATGGCATCACCCATTCATGATGCAGAAGGAAATCAACTAGGTCTATTGGTTATGTTTGATTGTGATAGTAAAGTTTATGGGGCAGGAAAAAAAGAATTTTTGAATGTACTTTCGGATCGAATTGGGGCGGAGCTCAATCGAATAAATTTTGAAAACAGACTCATTGAATCCGAGCAGCTCTTTAGAAGTATTGCTGAAAACTTTCCTAAAGGCATCGTAGAAGTGTTGGATAATAAACTCTTCTATGTGTACACCGATGGCAAAGAATACCATGATATGGGAATTGATCCGAACCAATTGGTTGGTACAGCCCACCTGTCTAAGTACGAAAGTTATATTTCAAATGAAGTTCGTAAACAACTCGATAAAGTACTTCAAGGAGAGTCTGTCATGTTTGAAGTTATCATTGGTGATCGATACTATCTAAAAAGCGGCGTTCCCTTGTACAATAAACAAGGGAAAATAGATAGAATCCTTTTGGTAACTCAAAACATCACTGAAACCAAAATAGCCGAGGAAGAACGAGAACAATTGATCCGTGATTTAAAATCGCAAAATGAAGAGCTTCAACGCTTTGCATACATTATTTCACATAATTTGCGCGCACCTATTGTAAATATTTCCTCCCTACTAGAACTCTACAATACAAAAAACCCATCAGATGTAGAAAACGAAGAAGTAATCCACAACCTAAAAATATCCACTGATATACTCAATGATACCTTGAAAGACTTGATTGAGGTGGTGTCCATCAAAAAAAATAAGGTACCCAAGATTGAAAATATTCAATTCAAAGATCTAACAACACGGGTCTTGACTTCGTTGGCAAACCAAATCAAGGAATCCGGTGCTATCATCACCAAGGATTTTTCGGAATGTAGTAACATTAGCTATATTTTTGCACATCTTGAAAATTTCCTTATGAACTTGACTACCAATTCTTTAAAATATAAACACCCTGATAGAAAACCAGAAATTTTTATTCGAACCTTTAAAGACTCAGAAGGTTTTGTGGTTTTGGAATTTAAAGATAACGGGATAGGAATAGACCTAGAACGATATGGAGATAGACTCTTCGGGTTGTATCAACGTTTTCATTCACATGTGGAAGGGAAAGGGTTGGGTCTATACCTAGTGAGAGAACAAATCAGGGCACATGACGGAAATCTAAAAATCAAAAGTAAAGTAGGGGAAGGTACCGTATTCCATATTTTCCTCAGAAACCTAAAACCTACAACCACAACCGTCGCGGTCAATTAA